In a single window of the uncultured Pseudodesulfovibrio sp. genome:
- a CDS encoding SPOR domain-containing protein: MADNLEPKYKVKVPKLNAAKKKYDFSLSLSGIISITGVGVLALTFFFVMGILIGRGYRPEADVPPLQEIMPDSEHGQLAAETKPPEVLTLEELDYQDRLKASPQQMLDTPEAPEAKPAATPEPKVESKPEAKPEPKPAVSAQPEKTQAAPAQPGETVYDYVYQVASFRKADMAGSLRDKLAAAGLNARVQSGQANGSTWHRVQVLHHGTPASTADMKAVLAKFGIGKPLLKKKTAAN, from the coding sequence ATGGCGGATAATCTGGAACCGAAATACAAGGTCAAGGTGCCCAAGCTCAACGCGGCCAAGAAGAAGTACGACTTCTCCCTGTCCCTTTCCGGCATCATCAGCATTACCGGGGTAGGCGTTCTGGCGCTGACCTTCTTCTTCGTCATGGGCATCCTCATCGGGCGCGGCTATCGGCCCGAAGCCGACGTGCCGCCGTTGCAGGAGATCATGCCTGACAGCGAACACGGCCAGTTGGCTGCCGAGACAAAGCCGCCCGAGGTGCTGACGCTGGAGGAACTGGACTACCAGGATCGCCTCAAGGCCTCGCCCCAGCAGATGCTCGACACCCCGGAAGCTCCCGAGGCCAAACCTGCCGCGACACCCGAGCCCAAGGTCGAGTCCAAACCCGAGGCCAAACCCGAACCCAAGCCCGCGGTGTCCGCGCAGCCCGAGAAAACCCAGGCGGCCCCGGCCCAGCCCGGCGAGACCGTCTATGACTACGTCTACCAGGTGGCCTCGTTCCGCAAGGCGGACATGGCCGGGTCGTTGCGCGACAAGCTCGCTGCCGCCGGTCTGAACGCCCGCGTCCAGTCCGGTCAGGCCAACGGATCCACGTGGCATCGGGTCCAGGTTCTGCACCACGGTACGCCTGCGTCCACGGCGGACATGAAGGCCGTGCTGGCCAAGTTCGGCATCGGCAAGCCTCTGCTCAAGAAGAAGACCGCCGCCAACTAG
- a CDS encoding FUSC family protein, translating into MTQPLSFHLSLPAREALKAGLAMALTCGVALGLGWDNPSWSCIAVAVVSMPTVGESINRGFHRLMGTVLGGLIALGIAMLFPQDRWMFLLCLSLWVAFAAYRMTVSRYVYVWFIAGYVGTLIAAYIGAGPQGLFNVFTARIQETALGIIVYAVISTLIWPQKSSDELNRLLADLLNTQKTIFNRYLDLMCGRGGEETEESLYATETQLAARLGQRLQAAEVEQFEVYETRRWWRQTLELSQELMEILELWRESLGELHDTDVAGLFTNLDDYRAKLLRRLDLAGLSGEGNLDVIPPETGLDAAPDRLAELPHHARAVVHNVQLLMERMERVSRSLAIAVLMRSAAPGPGPAPESAGARGLARLPDEDSLMAVFHTLLAFWLAAFFWIYVDAPGHMMFVVFVSVFCVLALMGQQVDWVKLFAAEAWGAFLGGLLYVFVMPHLSGYFELGTLLFVFTSVLYYVFWHPRMTMLKMASIMPFLLLTGIQNKPSYNFASFANSTTGMLLAIVFTAFAFNFPYPQRPEKMFMRVTKRYFHQAGRFLERFAHPAPPRERQSALRASLDRMQTSAAKIGGWGRSIDYKLMPDNPPERTSALVSCLNSMTYRFRMLADAGLQALPLKDACRTQALEWEAAIGKALEPWTMGRFEVTDVPALRLRLASLEAGLEHALTSFPVENGDEAYAGASRLLGSYRALYRAIITYAETADGIVWNHWRESRF; encoded by the coding sequence ATGACACAGCCGCTTTCATTCCATCTGTCGCTCCCTGCCAGGGAGGCGCTCAAAGCCGGGTTGGCCATGGCGCTGACCTGCGGCGTGGCTTTGGGGCTGGGCTGGGACAATCCCTCCTGGTCCTGCATAGCGGTCGCGGTCGTCAGCATGCCCACGGTCGGCGAGTCCATCAACAGGGGCTTTCATCGGTTGATGGGCACGGTCCTGGGCGGCCTGATCGCCTTGGGGATCGCCATGCTCTTCCCACAGGACCGGTGGATGTTCCTGCTCTGCCTGTCGCTCTGGGTCGCTTTCGCGGCGTATCGCATGACCGTCTCCCGGTACGTCTATGTCTGGTTCATCGCCGGCTACGTCGGGACGCTGATCGCCGCCTACATCGGGGCCGGCCCCCAGGGGCTCTTCAACGTGTTCACCGCCCGGATTCAGGAGACGGCTCTGGGCATCATCGTCTATGCGGTCATCTCCACGCTTATCTGGCCGCAAAAGAGTTCGGATGAACTCAACCGGCTCCTGGCCGATCTCCTGAACACCCAAAAAACGATTTTCAACCGATATCTCGACCTGATGTGCGGCCGCGGCGGCGAGGAGACGGAGGAGTCCCTGTACGCGACGGAAACCCAGCTGGCCGCCCGGTTGGGCCAGCGTCTGCAAGCGGCCGAGGTGGAACAATTCGAGGTCTATGAGACACGGCGCTGGTGGCGGCAAACCCTGGAGCTGTCCCAGGAACTCATGGAAATTCTTGAGCTGTGGCGGGAGAGCTTGGGCGAGTTGCATGACACGGACGTCGCCGGGCTGTTCACCAACCTGGACGACTACCGGGCGAAATTGTTGCGCAGGCTCGACCTGGCCGGTCTTTCCGGTGAGGGAAATCTGGACGTGATTCCTCCGGAGACGGGACTGGACGCGGCCCCGGACCGGCTGGCCGAACTCCCCCACCACGCCCGCGCCGTCGTGCACAACGTTCAACTCCTCATGGAGCGCATGGAGCGGGTGAGCCGCTCCCTGGCCATCGCCGTCCTCATGCGGTCGGCGGCCCCCGGCCCCGGCCCGGCCCCGGAGAGCGCGGGGGCTCGCGGCCTTGCCCGGCTGCCGGACGAAGACAGCCTCATGGCCGTCTTCCACACCCTGCTCGCCTTCTGGCTGGCCGCGTTCTTCTGGATTTACGTGGACGCCCCCGGGCACATGATGTTCGTGGTCTTTGTCAGCGTCTTTTGCGTGCTCGCCCTCATGGGACAGCAGGTGGACTGGGTCAAGCTGTTCGCCGCGGAGGCCTGGGGCGCCTTCCTGGGCGGGCTTCTCTACGTCTTCGTCATGCCGCATCTTTCCGGCTATTTCGAACTGGGAACCCTGTTGTTCGTGTTCACGTCGGTCCTCTATTACGTTTTCTGGCACCCCCGGATGACCATGCTGAAGATGGCCAGCATCATGCCGTTTCTTCTGTTGACCGGCATCCAGAACAAGCCGAGCTACAATTTTGCGTCCTTCGCCAACAGCACCACGGGCATGCTCCTGGCCATCGTGTTCACGGCCTTCGCCTTCAACTTTCCGTATCCCCAGCGTCCCGAAAAGATGTTCATGCGCGTGACCAAACGCTATTTTCATCAGGCCGGACGATTCCTGGAACGCTTCGCCCACCCGGCCCCGCCCCGGGAACGGCAATCGGCCTTGCGGGCGTCCCTGGACCGGATGCAGACCTCGGCGGCCAAGATTGGCGGGTGGGGCCGGAGCATCGACTACAAACTGATGCCCGACAATCCGCCGGAAAGGACATCGGCCCTGGTCAGCTGTCTGAACTCCATGACCTACCGCTTCCGGATGCTGGCCGACGCGGGGCTGCAGGCGCTTCCCCTGAAGGACGCCTGCCGGACCCAGGCCCTGGAATGGGAGGCGGCCATAGGCAAGGCCCTGGAGCCCTGGACCATGGGAAGGTTCGAGGTCACGGACGTCCCGGCCCTGCGCCTGCGCCTGGCGTCCCTGGAGGCAGGACTGGAACACGCTCTGACCTCATTCCCGGTCGAGAACGGGGATGAAGCCTATGCCGGGGCCTCCCGGTTGCTCGGGTCCTACCGGGCGCTCTACCGGGCCATCATAACCTATGCCGAAACCGCCGACGGGATCGTATGGAACCATTGGCGCGAATCAAGATTTTAA
- a CDS encoding AraC family transcriptional regulator — MARSQSKETAYVSTLPFWGGVELLRARFVTQRFSRHFHEGFAVGCIEDGAMRFAYRGESMVAARGQVNLVVPGEPHDGHGAEESGWAYRMFYLTPDALMTAARELMPHPDLPHFRAGVLDDPALAAMIDSTHRRLEMPETSLMEKETRLLNLLEAWIRRHADEPGSDPRTGQEHRAVHRAREIIQDRFAEDLPLSELAREAGLSPFHLVRVFEHQLGITPHAYQTQTRVTRARHRLAGDERLADIAMDCGFADQAHLTRLFKRQTGVTPAKYRKMLQNP; from the coding sequence ATGGCCCGCTCACAGTCCAAGGAAACCGCGTACGTCTCGACCCTGCCCTTCTGGGGCGGGGTGGAACTGCTGCGCGCCCGGTTCGTGACCCAGCGCTTCTCCAGGCACTTCCACGAGGGATTTGCCGTGGGCTGCATAGAGGACGGGGCCATGCGCTTCGCCTATCGCGGCGAATCCATGGTGGCCGCGCGCGGCCAGGTCAACCTCGTGGTCCCGGGCGAACCGCACGACGGCCACGGCGCGGAGGAGTCCGGCTGGGCCTACCGCATGTTCTACCTCACGCCCGACGCGCTCATGACCGCGGCACGCGAGCTCATGCCCCACCCCGACCTGCCCCATTTCCGTGCGGGGGTCCTCGACGACCCTGCCCTGGCCGCCATGATCGACAGCACCCACCGACGGCTGGAGATGCCCGAGACCTCGCTCATGGAGAAGGAGACGCGCCTGCTCAATCTGCTTGAGGCCTGGATAAGGCGGCATGCGGACGAACCCGGAAGCGATCCCCGCACCGGGCAAGAACACCGGGCCGTACACCGCGCCCGCGAGATCATACAGGACCGCTTCGCCGAAGACCTGCCCCTGTCCGAACTGGCCCGCGAGGCCGGGCTGTCCCCCTTCCATCTGGTGCGCGTCTTCGAGCACCAGCTCGGCATCACGCCCCACGCCTACCAGACCCAGACCCGGGTGACCCGCGCCCGGCACAGGCTGGCCGGGGACGAGCGCCTGGCCGACATCGCCATGGACTGCGGGTTCGCGGACCAGGCGCACCTGACCCGGCTGTTCAAGCGCCAGACCGGTGTCACGCCCGCCAAATACCGCAAGATGCTTCAAAACCCGTGA
- a CDS encoding TetR family transcriptional regulator, with translation MEKTKKAAETPTAAPKRRRNPVATRKAILDSARLAFTRYGYDRASVRAISENAGVTAMLVKHYFGSKEKLFEEVVEESLSLHGILRSETEKPRREAEVMGRDMAEALVASSPSELSPDGTVILLRSVGNDQAAGILRDNAKGYLESAAEALDGDNPDIRVALCVALISGYKLMRQVVALPALVNADQEEIIRLLAPLFAKLAGTEPE, from the coding sequence ATGGAGAAAACAAAAAAGGCCGCGGAGACCCCGACGGCCGCGCCCAAACGGCGGCGCAACCCCGTGGCCACCCGCAAGGCCATTTTGGACTCGGCTCGCCTGGCCTTCACCCGATACGGCTACGACCGCGCCAGCGTGCGCGCGATCTCCGAAAACGCCGGGGTCACCGCCATGCTCGTCAAACATTACTTCGGGTCCAAGGAGAAGCTTTTCGAGGAGGTGGTCGAGGAGAGCTTGAGCCTGCACGGCATCCTGCGCTCCGAAACCGAGAAACCCCGCCGGGAGGCCGAAGTCATGGGCCGGGATATGGCCGAGGCGCTGGTCGCCAGTTCGCCCTCCGAATTGAGTCCGGACGGCACGGTGATCCTGCTCCGTTCCGTGGGCAACGACCAGGCTGCCGGGATTTTGCGGGACAACGCCAAGGGCTATCTCGAGTCCGCAGCCGAGGCGCTGGATGGAGACAATCCCGACATACGGGTCGCGCTGTGCGTGGCTTTGATCTCGGGGTACAAGCTCATGCGCCAGGTCGTCGCCCTGCCCGCCCTGGTCAACGCGGATCAGGAGGAGATCATCCGTCTGCTGGCCCCGCTTTTCGCCAAACTGGCCGGCACCGAGCCCGAGTAA
- a CDS encoding DUF1656 domain-containing protein: MLIPSEINMGGVFFPPLLLAGSLGLVATFLLTRLMNRYRLSRFFASPPTAFFSFVVIFTVIFDVILFG, encoded by the coding sequence ATGCTGATTCCCAGTGAAATAAACATGGGGGGAGTCTTTTTCCCGCCCCTGCTGCTGGCCGGTTCCCTCGGGCTGGTGGCCACCTTCCTGCTGACGAGGTTGATGAACCGCTACCGCCTGTCCCGGTTCTTCGCCTCGCCGCCCACGGCCTTTTTTTCCTTTGTCGTCATCTTCACCGTCATTTTCGACGTGATTCTTTTTGGATAG
- a CDS encoding DMT family transporter, translating to MPEKHFAYLNLSLAMVLVGSSVVAGKIMVDELPVFMASALRFALALIILLPIVRLREGGLPRLSRRTWAKLAVQSLCGSFLFTVFLLYGLPLTGPASAGVITSTTPACMGLIAWLFLKDRPSRKVMAGILLSMAGVLVINLVQAAPHGAPGAANPVLGNLLVLAAVLFESLFLLIRKTVPEPLSPMAVSTIISLFGLLWFLPMGVYEAAHTDLAAISLTGWLVVFYYGAFVTVLAYLFWFAGITKVPPSTAGVFTAIMPVAALVLSALVLNEPIGWQQLTGCACVLGGIVLISK from the coding sequence ATGCCTGAAAAACACTTCGCCTATCTCAATCTGTCCCTGGCCATGGTCCTGGTCGGCAGTTCCGTGGTGGCCGGCAAGATCATGGTCGACGAGTTGCCCGTGTTCATGGCCTCGGCCCTGCGCTTCGCCCTGGCCCTGATCATCCTTTTGCCCATCGTCCGCCTGCGCGAAGGCGGCCTGCCGCGCCTGTCCCGCCGGACCTGGGCCAAGCTGGCCGTCCAGTCCCTGTGCGGCTCGTTCCTGTTCACGGTCTTTCTGCTCTACGGGCTGCCCCTGACCGGCCCGGCCTCCGCGGGCGTGATCACCTCGACCACCCCGGCCTGCATGGGTCTCATCGCCTGGCTTTTCCTGAAAGACCGCCCGTCGCGCAAGGTCATGGCCGGCATCCTGCTGTCCATGGCGGGCGTACTGGTCATCAACCTGGTCCAGGCCGCCCCGCACGGCGCGCCCGGGGCCGCGAACCCAGTCCTCGGCAACCTGCTCGTCCTGGCCGCCGTGCTCTTCGAATCCCTGTTCCTGCTCATCCGAAAGACCGTGCCCGAACCGCTCTCCCCCATGGCCGTGTCTACCATAATCTCCCTGTTCGGCCTGCTCTGGTTCCTGCCCATGGGCGTATACGAGGCCGCGCATACCGATCTCGCAGCCATCTCCCTGACCGGCTGGCTGGTGGTCTTCTACTATGGCGCGTTCGTCACCGTGCTCGCCTACCTCTTCTGGTTCGCGGGTATCACCAAGGTTCCGCCGTCCACCGCTGGCGTGTTCACCGCCATCATGCCCGTGGCCGCTCTGGTCCTGTCCGCGTTGGTGCTCAACGAACCAATCGGCTGGCAACAGCTCACAGGATGCGCCTGCGTATTGGGCGGCATCGTGCTGATATCGAAATGA
- a CDS encoding DUF2157 domain-containing protein has translation MKFTHNDLDQAVRAGVIAQETRDALVTFFEDGREGAPAFTMANVLYYLGGLIVIGAMTIFVTDAWGRLGGLGHLLIGAGYGLAFLVLGNWLWKGRGQRVPGGILVTAAVCMTPLVVFGAQELSGWWVWDAPGMYEDFYRWIKGGWFFMEIGTVGVGLLALRRFRFPFITLPVAFSLWFLSMDLTAVLYGPDFSWDQRKVVSLCFGLVMLVVAYVVDRRTRQDFAFWLYLFGMIAFWGGLTSLDSDSELGKFIYCCVNLLLIAISVILQRRVFIVFGGIGVCIYLGHLAADVFDDTLSFSFALSGLGLLVILAGLQYHKHREAIEEKALCLLPAAIRRTLPRYR, from the coding sequence ATGAAATTCACGCACAACGACCTGGACCAGGCGGTCCGGGCGGGAGTGATCGCGCAGGAGACGCGCGACGCCCTGGTGACCTTTTTCGAGGACGGACGCGAAGGCGCGCCCGCCTTCACCATGGCCAACGTGCTCTACTACCTGGGCGGGCTCATCGTCATCGGGGCCATGACCATATTCGTCACGGACGCCTGGGGACGGCTCGGGGGCCTGGGGCATCTGCTCATTGGCGCGGGGTACGGTCTGGCTTTCCTTGTTCTGGGCAACTGGTTGTGGAAGGGGAGAGGACAGCGCGTGCCCGGCGGCATCCTGGTTACGGCCGCAGTCTGCATGACCCCGCTGGTCGTGTTCGGAGCCCAGGAACTGTCCGGGTGGTGGGTCTGGGATGCGCCCGGCATGTATGAGGATTTCTATCGCTGGATCAAGGGCGGCTGGTTCTTCATGGAGATCGGCACGGTGGGTGTGGGGCTTTTGGCCCTGCGCCGGTTCCGTTTCCCGTTTATCACCCTGCCCGTGGCCTTCAGCTTGTGGTTTTTGTCCATGGACCTGACCGCAGTCCTGTATGGGCCGGATTTTTCCTGGGACCAGCGCAAGGTCGTGTCCCTGTGTTTCGGCCTGGTCATGCTCGTGGTCGCCTATGTGGTCGACCGCCGCACCCGGCAGGACTTCGCCTTCTGGCTGTACCTGTTTGGCATGATCGCCTTCTGGGGCGGGCTGACCAGCCTGGACAGCGATTCGGAGCTGGGCAAGTTCATCTACTGCTGCGTCAACCTGTTGCTCATCGCCATTTCCGTGATTCTGCAGCGGCGGGTGTTCATCGTCTTCGGCGGGATCGGTGTATGCATCTACCTCGGGCATCTCGCGGCAGACGTGTTCGATGATACCCTGTCCTTTTCCTTTGCCCTGAGCGGCCTGGGTCTGCTCGTCATCCTGGCCGGGCTCCAGTACCACAAGCATCGGGAGGCCATCGAGGAGAAGGCCCTTTGCCTGCTCCCGGCAGCCATCCGACGAACGCTCCCCCGATATCGGTAA
- the argS gene encoding arginine--tRNA ligase: MRAKIHLEGALKQALEGFGWAWPEKAVIEPPKDSSFGDMSANVAMMLAKEAKKAPRAVAEDIKGALAGDPLIEKIEIAGPGFLNFTFSPAFWRETVGVILDKGEAYGCSTMGNGTKVQVEYVSANPTGPLHIGHGRGAALGDSLTRILEKAGYDVEAEYYINDAGRQMLILGGSILYRARQVAGQNPAEPEDYYKGEYITDIARDLMAERSDLFDLPEAEAVEVCKVYGKDIILQGIKDDLAAFHVRHDVWFSEKSLVDDGKVDETFADLTASGMGYEADGAYWFKSTTLGDDKDRVLRKSNGDTTYFASDIAYHDNKFKRGFDLVIDIWGADHHGYVPRMMAACEALGKPGGLSVILVNLVNLLRDGQPIAMSTRAGQFETLKDVVDEVGSDAARFMFLSRKSDSKLDFDLELVKQKSMDNPVYYVQYAHARICSLDRKAEEAGIKAAAVGPDSLALLDTEWDLELLKLLDQYPDYVEAAAKAQSPHLISMYLQELASTLHRYYTNCHVLSAEPEVASARLMLLDCVAGVVANGLGLLGVNAPESM; encoded by the coding sequence ATGAGAGCGAAAATACATTTGGAAGGGGCGCTGAAGCAGGCGCTCGAGGGCTTTGGTTGGGCATGGCCCGAAAAGGCGGTCATCGAGCCGCCGAAGGACAGTTCCTTCGGCGACATGTCGGCCAACGTGGCCATGATGCTGGCCAAGGAAGCCAAGAAGGCTCCCCGCGCGGTGGCCGAAGACATCAAGGGCGCGCTTGCGGGCGATCCGCTCATCGAAAAGATCGAGATCGCCGGGCCCGGCTTCTTGAATTTCACCTTTTCCCCCGCCTTCTGGCGAGAGACCGTGGGCGTCATCCTGGATAAGGGTGAGGCGTACGGTTGTTCGACCATGGGCAACGGCACCAAGGTGCAGGTGGAGTACGTGTCCGCCAACCCCACCGGACCGCTGCACATCGGCCACGGCCGTGGCGCGGCCCTGGGCGACTCCCTGACCCGTATTCTGGAAAAGGCCGGATACGACGTCGAGGCCGAATACTACATCAATGACGCGGGCCGCCAGATGCTCATTCTGGGCGGTTCCATCCTGTACCGCGCCCGCCAGGTCGCCGGACAGAACCCGGCCGAGCCCGAGGACTACTACAAGGGCGAGTACATCACCGACATCGCCCGCGACCTGATGGCCGAGCGCAGCGACTTGTTCGACCTGCCCGAGGCCGAGGCCGTCGAGGTCTGCAAGGTCTACGGCAAGGACATCATCCTGCAGGGCATCAAGGACGATCTGGCCGCCTTCCATGTGCGTCACGACGTCTGGTTCTCGGAGAAGTCCCTGGTGGACGACGGCAAGGTGGACGAGACCTTCGCCGACCTGACCGCTTCCGGCATGGGCTACGAGGCCGACGGCGCCTACTGGTTCAAATCCACTACCTTGGGCGACGACAAGGACCGCGTGCTGCGCAAGAGCAACGGCGACACCACCTACTTCGCGTCCGACATCGCCTATCACGACAACAAGTTCAAACGCGGCTTCGATCTGGTCATCGACATCTGGGGCGCGGACCATCACGGCTACGTGCCGCGCATGATGGCGGCCTGCGAGGCGCTCGGCAAGCCGGGCGGCCTGTCCGTCATCCTGGTCAACCTGGTCAACCTGCTGCGCGACGGCCAGCCCATCGCCATGTCCACCCGCGCCGGCCAGTTCGAGACCCTCAAGGACGTTGTCGACGAAGTCGGCTCGGATGCGGCACGGTTCATGTTTCTGTCGCGCAAGTCCGACTCCAAGCTCGATTTCGACCTGGAGCTGGTCAAGCAGAAGTCCATGGACAACCCGGTCTACTACGTGCAGTACGCCCACGCCCGAATCTGCTCCCTGGACCGCAAGGCCGAGGAAGCGGGCATCAAGGCGGCTGCTGTGGGTCCGGATTCCCTGGCCCTGCTCGACACCGAATGGGACCTGGAACTGCTCAAGCTCCTGGACCAGTACCCGGACTATGTGGAGGCTGCGGCCAAGGCCCAGAGCCCTCACCTTATCTCCATGTATTTGCAGGAGCTTGCCTCAACGCTCCACAGGTACTATACCAATTGCCATGTGCTCAGCGCCGAGCCCGAGGTGGCTTCCGCCCGGCTCATGCTGCTTGACTGCGTGGCCGGTGTCGTGGCCAACGGTCTTGGCCTGCTGGGCGTGAACGCCCCGGAGTCCATGTAA
- the tyrS gene encoding tyrosine--tRNA ligase, translating to MNIFDELKWRGLINQVSDEDKVRAYLSEPGATMYCGFDPTAESLHVGNLVPLLCLVRMKKAGHNPLYLMGGATGRIGDPSGKDKERELSDAEKLDERLELIKHQVRRFVERNTGERPTIVNNYDWTKDMTCIELLRDVGKHFTVNWMLQKESVKGRIGREETGISYTEFSYMILQSYDFYHLYKNYDCRLQIGGGDQWGNITAGCEFIRKRYAVDEEPAEAFALTFPLITTASGKKFGKSEGNAVYLNADLTSPYAFYQFFINTDDADVIKFLKLFTFLNQEEIAEMEKQTEEAPHLRAAQKRLAEEVTTMIHGKHELERVLAATEALFGKGDLKAIDPATLRSALESAPAMRYAPGDVPDLPQMLVDLGLVKSKGQARKDIQGGGVYINGDRVEGDDILDTHFIAGELLVIRKGKKNYGLVTRG from the coding sequence GTGAATATCTTTGATGAGTTGAAATGGCGGGGGCTGATCAATCAGGTTTCTGACGAAGACAAGGTGCGCGCGTATCTGTCCGAGCCCGGGGCCACCATGTATTGCGGCTTCGATCCCACTGCCGAATCCCTTCACGTGGGCAACCTCGTCCCTCTGCTCTGCCTCGTGCGCATGAAGAAGGCGGGGCACAACCCGCTGTACCTCATGGGCGGGGCCACCGGCCGTATCGGCGACCCCTCCGGCAAGGACAAGGAGCGCGAGCTGTCCGACGCCGAAAAGCTCGACGAGCGTCTCGAACTCATCAAGCACCAGGTACGGCGCTTCGTGGAGCGCAACACCGGTGAACGTCCGACCATCGTCAACAACTACGACTGGACCAAGGACATGACCTGCATCGAGCTGTTGCGCGACGTGGGCAAGCATTTCACGGTCAACTGGATGCTCCAGAAGGAATCGGTCAAGGGCCGCATCGGCCGCGAGGAGACCGGCATCTCCTACACCGAGTTCTCCTACATGATCCTGCAGTCCTACGATTTTTACCATCTCTACAAGAACTACGACTGTCGGTTGCAGATCGGCGGCGGCGACCAGTGGGGCAACATCACGGCGGGCTGCGAGTTCATCCGCAAGCGCTACGCCGTGGACGAAGAGCCCGCAGAGGCCTTTGCCCTGACCTTCCCGCTGATCACCACTGCTTCCGGCAAGAAGTTCGGCAAGTCCGAAGGCAACGCCGTGTACCTCAACGCGGACCTGACCTCGCCCTACGCCTTCTATCAGTTCTTCATCAACACGGACGACGCGGACGTTATCAAGTTCCTCAAGCTGTTCACCTTCCTCAACCAGGAAGAGATCGCCGAGATGGAAAAGCAGACCGAGGAGGCCCCGCACCTGCGTGCCGCCCAGAAGCGTCTGGCCGAAGAGGTCACCACCATGATCCACGGCAAGCACGAACTGGAACGCGTCCTGGCCGCCACCGAGGCCCTGTTCGGCAAGGGCGACCTCAAGGCCATCGACCCGGCCACCCTGCGCTCGGCCCTCGAGTCCGCTCCGGCCATGCGCTACGCCCCGGGCGACGTGCCCGACCTGCCCCAGATGCTCGTGGACCTCGGCCTGGTCAAATCCAAGGGTCAGGCCCGCAAGGACATCCAGGGCGGCGGCGTATACATCAACGGCGACCGCGTGGAGGGTGACGATATCCTCGACACCCACTTCATCGCCGGAGAGCTGCTGGTCATCCGCAAAGGCAAAAAGAACTACGGGTTGGTCACCAGGGGCTAG
- a CDS encoding queuosine precursor transporter yields the protein MNETLWILFALVDLCMVLVVYRLFGKVGLFGLMVFNLLLCNIQVLKTVQLFGLTTTLGNVLYASVFLATDLLSEFYGKKEARKGVLLGFVTLVMMVGYMQIALLFQPAADDFAQPHLEVLFGFMPRVALASMAAYLVSQLHDVWAFHAIRARTGEKHLWLRNNASTMVSQLLDSVIFCVIAFWGVFPMNIFLEILLSTYLIKFVVAALDTPFIYLAKRVFQKEHTAQSA from the coding sequence ATGAACGAAACATTGTGGATACTGTTTGCATTGGTGGACCTATGCATGGTCCTGGTTGTGTACCGGCTGTTCGGCAAGGTCGGATTGTTCGGGCTCATGGTCTTCAACCTGCTGTTGTGCAACATCCAGGTGCTCAAGACCGTGCAGCTGTTCGGGCTGACCACGACGCTGGGTAACGTGCTGTATGCCAGCGTGTTCCTGGCCACCGACCTGCTGAGCGAGTTCTACGGCAAGAAAGAGGCGCGCAAGGGCGTGCTGCTCGGCTTCGTGACCCTGGTCATGATGGTCGGGTACATGCAGATCGCCCTGTTGTTCCAGCCCGCTGCCGACGATTTTGCCCAGCCGCACCTCGAGGTGCTGTTCGGGTTCATGCCGCGCGTGGCCCTGGCCTCCATGGCCGCCTATCTGGTCTCCCAGCTGCACGACGTCTGGGCCTTCCACGCCATCCGCGCGCGTACGGGCGAGAAACACCTGTGGCTGCGCAACAACGCCTCGACCATGGTCAGCCAGTTGCTCGACTCGGTGATCTTCTGCGTCATCGCCTTCTGGGGCGTGTTCCCGATGAACATCTTCCTGGAGATCCTGCTGTCCACCTATCTCATCAAGTTCGTGGTGGCCGCCCTGGACACCCCGTTCATCTATCTGGCCAAGCGCGTCTTCCAAAAGGAACACACCGCCCAGTCCGCATAA